A region of the Vanrija pseudolonga chromosome 2, complete sequence genome:
GGAGCTCCGCATCGACACGGAGCGCACCATCGATCTGTTCAGCATGCAACCAAGGGTGagtcggggtggtggtcgtgctgGCGAGACAGTGGACTGACTCGGTATTAGAAATGCAAGCTGCAGATGAACGCCCCAGGCCTTACCTActcgcgcctcgtccgcTCATCTCACGACGCGACCGTCTTCTTCACGCCTTCGTCGACCGGCCAGCAGGTggtccaccgccgcgcccacaTCTTCATCCTCACCGACCTCTTTCTGATCACTGACCGTATGGAGGCCAGTGAGAAGGCAGCCAAGGCGCAGCAGGTCGCACGAGAGCAGCCAGAACGCGTCGGAGAGCGAGGTCCCATGCCGGAGATGTGGTTGGCCTACCCGCCGCTGGCGGGTAAGCACTTGATGGTCGTGGAGGGCCAGCAGAGTAAGTAGACACCGGGAGACCTTGAACACTCGCTAACATGAGCAGGCAATGTCCTCGCTGTGACCGTCATGCGAAAGGAGACGTTTGTCATCCACGCAACCTCGGAGATTGAGCGCGACCAGATGGTCAAGAGCATCCAAGAGTGCATCGACTTTGCTTCTGGCAGTAAGTAGCGCACCCTGGCGTGCTGGAAACGTAACGCGAGTCTGACACAAACGTGCAGAGTCCCGCACTGCTCCGCCCACACCCGTTTTGCCTTCGCCCGTGTCCCACACGCCACCCATGGCCAACACGCCTCCGATGCCTTCGATGGATGGTCCTCGCTCGGTGCCTAGGATCGACACCAACCCTCCCGCGCGCTACCCCAGCCCCATGTCTCCCGTCTCCAACAGCTCGCACGGCCATTACCCAGATGCAAGCTTGACGGGCCACATGCAAAACATGTCGCTCAACCAGGGCGGCGACTGGACCAACCCGAACCCGTCAGGACCTCCGCCTAGAGGTGCCAGCCTTCGTGGTCGCAACGACAACACGCTGTCTCCTGGACAGATGATGTCTCCGGGAGCGATGCCTGGTCAACACCCACCGTCGCCAATGATGCCTGAGAACCCCCGTGCCATCTCGACGCGGTCGGCCCAGTCCAACTTCTCTGCTGTCTCGGCTCTGTCAACGCAGTCTATGCCTCCAAACATGAACCGCCCACCGCCTCAGCCGATGTACAATGGCCAGCAGGGCCCGTACAGCGACCAGGGTCAGTTTGGCAACATGGCACCGCCACCAGTTCCCAAGGGCCCAGCTCAAGGTGGCCCCTCGTACAATGACTttgcggcgccgacaccgcgcGGCCCACCTGGACCACCACAGGGCCAGGGGATCCGCCTTCGCGACGACCTGCCCCCCATTCCCCAGATCCGTGCCAACGGCTCACATCTCTCGGACGTTGGCGCGCCGTCTGGCTACCCGGACCACTTCCAGCATGCGCCGCCTATGCGGTCGCGCTCTGCCGAGCCATTCCGTCCACCCGAGGCTGTGCAGGCACCGTCAGCGCGGATGGGGACGTTCCACGAGATGCCGCAGCACCAataccagcagcagcagcaacagcagtaCCCGGACGAGGATGACTCTCCTCCGGCCTCTCCGACCGAGGAGGTGATCACTGCACTGTCAGGCCCTACGACTGTCACGGCTCAGATGAAGTGCAAGCTCTTCCTCAACAACGGTCACCAGCAGTGGAAgtcgctcggctcggccaagctcaagctctTTGTTGAGCAGGCGCGCAACGTCAAGCAGCTCGTTATCGAGTCAAACAAGAAGGTGCTCGTCTCAACCATCGTCCTGACGGACGGCGTGGAGCGCGTTGGACGAACCGGCGTTGCGATCGAGCTTTCGACCAACGGCCAGCGCTCTGGTCATGTTTACATGATTCAACTTCGGAACGACGCCTCTGCCGATGGCCTGCACGAGTCGCTCCTCGCTGGTTCGGATCGTGCACGCAACCACTAAGCGCATGGTGGCGCTCGACGTGGCTCGTTCGATCTTCTAATTTTCTTCAGCAACCCTCCCCTGCACCCCACCAAAACACCTACATGACACACCTTTGATTGTGTTGACCATCAACCCTCGCTCCATTCATACCCACTCAACACGACCAACCTCATCACGACACGCTCGTCCCCCCCTCAACCTCCCTCGCCATACAACCAGTAGACCAACCCCCACCCTTTACATAACTGTCGATAAACACATTTGGGCATTTAGATGTTCACATTTTTATACACGTCAATCCACATGGACCATTGATGCATTACTTCACAGAGTACCTTGGTACGTCGGGCATTTGTGTTCGCACCGCTGCCAGATTTTcgacgcgtcgtggtggACGTCGCCCATgtctcgcgcgcctcgcgccgctcgcctcgccgtgTCGGGATTCCGGTGACCGGACAGCGGCACAGCGCAGTAGAACAGGGCAGGGCCAGCGCGCGTGCCCTCATGGTCCCATGTGGCCCTCTGGCCCctctcgcgccgccgtcgctcgaTTGCAGCGCAGCCCTCTCAGCATTTTTTATGGTTTGGCGGAGCATGCGGCCCAATAACCACCAGCCAAACTCTTCGGGATTGCTCCCGTGTACCACTCTCCCACGGTAGCGACCATCAAACGCCAACCGCGCCAAAAGtctgaccaccaccaccacggcgccgtggctgctgcatctggtcgacgacgacacggagtgcaccgacgccgactacAACCACACCACTAGACGCGCCGAAGAGGACCACTCGCTCGCATCGCAGCATAGCATAGCATACCCCAGTCACTGTGTGGTTCGCATCTCGCCACACACTGCAAGGAATCAACAGCATTGCATCGGCCGCGACCCACTGCGCTGCCATCCCATTTATTGTCCGCCAcgcccccccttccccccctcTCCCGCACGTCCAGGAGCGCCCCGAGCTCAAGCCCGACTTTTACTTTTGCTCGCCTGCCTCTCTCTGAGCTCGAGCCCTCCCTCTatcgccgacaccgaggccgaagccgagTGAACGACCTGTGAGTGTGCGCCGCTGGGGAGGACGGGCTGGAGATGGACTGCGGCCTCGCCTAGTGGCGAGTGAGATGGGTGACTCGGCTCCAGTCGACTGCTGAGGATCGAGGTGGTGCCAATCTCGCGGACGAAAATAAAGAGGCGAGAGactgggcgcggcgcgcgcgggctaTTGCGCTGGGCTGGACAGGCTGGGCAGACTGCACTACCTGCGCTACGACTGCTACCTACCTACGCCTACCTACCCTGCtcgccttgcgcgcgcgagATTGTCTCGAACCGTcctcgctcgtctcggcgccgataCCTCGCGCCCTTCGCCTTCCTTTTGTCCTTCCTCTCCACGTCTATCCCCGCACCGCACGGGAAACGTATGCTGACATGACGCTCACCTACTTTGCCccgctccagctccagctgccgcccgccgtctacccgctgccgccgacgacgacaccgacaaCGCCGACAACGCCAACGACGATAAGGCCaacaggcagcagcagcatcaacAACAGCAGCTCCTCGCAGTCCCTCTCGCTCCCGCGACACGCCCACAGCCACACGGCCAACATCGCAGGCCTctccccccaccaccatcaccactACACCCCGCACCACTCGCACAACCTGTCGCCGGACGTCCTGTCCACCATGCACCCCGGCGTCCTCCACCGCCGCTTCCTGAGCGACCTCTCGACGTCGCTCTTCTCCTTTGTCCTCCCGCTTCTCCCGACGTCCGAGGAGCTTACCATCAAGGAGGAGTGAGGCTGATTTTCCTGCTTCTTTAGCTGACACCGCAGAGTCCGTACGCTCATCGAAAAGCTCATCAAGACGATTGAGCCTAGCGCTCGCTTGCTGAGCTTTGGCAGCAGCTGCAACTCGTTTGGTCTCCGCAACTCGGGTGAGCGAaccggccccggccccacgctgccgcctcgaggctgaCGATGATCCCAGACATGGACCTCGTGGTCCTTATCGACGACCCAGAAGCTGCCCTCGACCCGTCGACCTTTGTCGCAATGATTGGCGACCTACTGGAGCGGGTAAGTGACCGACCGGTCATCGGGGAAGGGGAAGGGAGGGATACTGACACACGCGCGCAGGAGACCAACTTTGACGTCAAGCCGCTGCCAAAGGCGCGCATCCCGATCATCaagctcaacctcgccgcgtcTCCCGGTCTTCCTTTCGGTGAGTAGCGACGAGTGTGACAAGAGTTACCCGTCCGACAACCCGCGCTAACGTTCAGGCATCGCATGTGACATTGGTATTGAGAACCGCCTCGCCATTGAGAACACGCGACTGCTCTTGACCTATGCCACTATCGACCCTGCGCGTGTCCGcaccctcgtcctcttcctcaagGTGTgggccaagcgccgccgcatcaACTCGCCCTACCGTGGTACCCTTTCATCTTGTGAGTGGAGCAGTGGCAGATAAGTGTTGACTCCCCGCAGACGGCATTACCCTCATggtcctcttcttcctcgttCACGTCAAGCAGCCCCCAGTGCTGCCCAACCTCCAGCGCATTGCCCCCGTCAGACccatcaccgaggaggagatgatGCTCGAAGGCCGCAACGTCTACTTctttgacgacgtcgagatgcTCCGCCAGGAGTGGTCCTCGATCAACTTTGagagcgtcggcgagctgtaAGTGGTGTCAGAGCGAACTCGAGAAATCACCACTGATGTCCCAGCCTCATCGACTTCTTCCGCTACTTCTCGCATGACTTCCAGTTCAACACCATGGTTCTGTCGCTCCGCGCTGGCCCGCTCACCAAGGAGAGCAAGGGCTGGACCAACGACGTGAGTTGCAGTGACGATAACCCCCGTCGACAACTCTGACCCCACAgatcgacgtcggcggcctcaaCGAGATGGCCCGTGACCGCAACAGGCTGTGTATCGAGGACCCCTTTGAGATCACGTACAACGTCGCTCGCACCGTCACCAAGGACGGCCTCTACACCATCCGCGGCGAGTTTATGCGCGCCACTCGCATCCTCACCCAGCGCCCCGAacgcgccgtcctcgccctcgccgagttgtgtcgcgagcgcgacgatgAGCTCCTCCGTGCccctcgctcggcctcgcccgctcCTCGGACGCTCTCTGTCGGTCGCGGTGGATTCGGCAACGCCAGTGCCGCCACCAATGGTCCTGGATGGCGCAGCCAGTCGCAGCAGCCTCACGACCGGTACCActctggtggtggcggagccggcggtggcggcggtgaccgCTACGGCCCGTCCACCAACGGCCCGGGCCCAAGTCCCATGGCCCCCGAGGCCAACCAGCGCCGTGGCAGAACAAACGAGGTcagcgctggcgctgcttcctctgctgccgctgcggctggtGTCTCGGAAAGAAACGTCGCCCAGGACATGTGGCTCGCTGCCCAGGGTCCCAACCTCGGCAACCCATCCGGGCTtggtctcggcggcgtggccgaCTCGCCGTTCGCCGAGTACGGCGGAAGAGGGCGTGAGCCCGTCACGCGTGCCATGGACCCGTCGCAGTACCCTGCTCGTCCCCGTGATCGCCGCCAGGCGTCCAACTACGACAACCCTAACGCCGCGGGTACTGTCTCTGCGCCtctctcgccgtcgcgtttgtacgcgcagctcgagatTGGACGTGGATGGGCGTACGACTCGCCCGGTGGCTTTGGTGCTCCTGGAACTCGGCccgctggcagcagcagcgcgactCCTGCCGGACCGTCGACGTTTGGTGCTCCCGGCTCGAGCAACGAGGCGCGCGGTGGTCGCCGCAACGTCTCCAACACGCGTGACCTGTCGCATCCCCCATCTCAGCTCGCGCAATCGCACACGCTAGCCGACGACCCGGCGTCGCCCCTGCCAACGTTTGCTCCCTTCTCCCCGCCTGTGCTGCCGTCGTCTCTGCATCCCTCAATGGCCGAGACTGGCTCGGGCAGCGCACCGTACATCAGCCCCAGCGCGCTCTTGTCACCGTCTCCGCAGGTACCTGGCTTGCCAGGAGAATTGGACAAGGGTGTGGAGAGTCTCACACAGGGCTttggcgccctcggcgtggacCCAGCAGGTGGTGACGCCAAGCGGGATACCGCAAAGAAGGAGGGCTCGCGATGAGGCCACTACACTGCATGATACAAGGAAGATCAGAAACAATCATTGCCGGGTGGCCTGGTGGCTGCCTGGCCCGCTAACCTCCATCACATGAGCATAGCATAGTGACATGTAGTGACATGCATGGTGTcttgtcggcgcggcgtgagcgagcgaggtggcgcCGGGTTCCTCTTGCAAGCTACTGCTGATATTTGTGCATATACTAGACTGCGACCTCCCGGCCCTACTTGTAGTCGTAGAAGCCCTTGCCCGACTTCTTACCATACCAcccggcgtcgaccatgCGCTGGAGGAGCGTGGCGGGGCGGTACTTTGTGTCGCCCGTCTCGTTGTGCAGCACCTTCTGGATGGACAGGCACGTGTCGAGGCcgatgaggtcggcgagcgcgagcgggcccATGGGGTGGCCCATGCCGAGGCGGAACGTCGTGTCAATGTCCTCCTTTGTCGCGACGCCCTTCTCGAGGAGCATGACGGCCTCGTTGAGCATGGGCATGAGGATGGCGTTGGCGATGAAGCcgggcgagtcggccgacTGGGTCACAGCTGCACAtgagcgtcagcgagtgtgCCGCGCTGCACCTCTGTCCCACTCACTCTTGTTGCACGCCTCGCCAAACGCGCGGGCACGCGCGAGCGTCTCGTCGGACGTTTGCAGGGCAgggatgagctcgacgagcttccTGCGGCGTGTCAGCGCTCTTTCCCCCTTTTCTCGGCTCACATCTGCGGAACGGGGTTGAAGAAGTggatgccgacgacacgcgcagcactcgcgccgccatcacccgccagcgtcgcgctgcccgccaGCTTGGTCAGGCTGATGGACGACGTGTTCGTCCCGAGAAtcgcgggcggggggaggcGCTCGGCCAGGCGGCGGACCAGGCCCGTCTTGAGGGACGTGATTTCGGGGATGGCCTGGTcgtcagcgcgagcttgcGAGCGttctgggcgggcgggtgggcggagCCCGACGTTTGTCGCCCGCGATGCCacccgcctcggcgctccGCGCCTCGGTCAACCCACCTCAATGACGATATCCGTGTCCTGCGCAACcagatcgccgccgccctcgcccgtgccgtcGCCCTTGACGGCCGTCACGCGCTcacgcgccgcgtccgcctcggcctggggcaggccgcgcttggcgacgtcgcgcgcgagcagcgactCGAGGTGCGTCACGGCCTTTGAGAGGACCTGGGGCGAGGGGTCGTGCAGCGTCAGGGGGATCTTGGCGTGCAGGGCGGTCACGTAGCTGTGCCAGTGTCAGCGAGTGAACGCGCGTAGCGCGTGAGCGAGCAAGATCGCAGCTGTGCAAGTGGCATGACCGACGAGGGTGGGGGTTGGActggggaggggagggagccCCAACCCCAGTCtgccacgcccgcccactCGCTACTCCGCAgctcgtgcgcgtgcgcgtcaaCTCACGCAATGCCCAGGCCCATctgcccggcgccgacaacagcagcacGCTTGATAACTCCGGCCAtggtgtgagtgtgtgtgagtggtggtAGTGATGCAGAAACATGATGCGAGTCGACGCGGCTTGGTTGACTTTGTGGTGTGCACCGGCTAGCAGCGGCCGGACCTACCGCCCCTCTCGGGAACTTAGCcgagtggtgtggtggtggtggcagtggtGCAGTGGTGCGGTTGAGTGTGCACTGCCTGGGACGCTGGCTGGGgaacgcacgcacgccccgccgcgtccctcgcctcctcgacctcggctaCCTGCTCGCCATCGCACTCACGGTGCTCGTTGGCGAATGTGACGAGCATGACAGAGGCGGAGCCGCGGAACTCGgcggggtggaggggtggaggggtggtgCCACGTGCACCATGTGGTATCCACGCAACATTACGTACTCACCACATTCCGTGCCTTACGGACAGATTATCGGCACGCCCCGATcgtgtgcgcgcgcagtAGGCCAATAATAACACTGTGGTTCAAGTGCACGTTTGTGAGTGAATGAGGAAGAGGGCgacagcgagggcgacgtgCAGTGCGAGCCGGTGGCGGAGATACTactgctcgaggacgccgagatgaCGAGACTGgcgctgggctggcgggggcgttggctggctgcctggcttgagcttggccaAATTTAATTTCTGACACAGTACCATACGCACCACCAAGCCACATACCGCGCCCGTCTGCCTCGGGTCACGCAATTagcacgagcggcgagcgacggcgacaacgacgacaacgcacATTTCTGActcttcctcgacctcatTGTCTTACGCAGCGGGCgacaaacaacaacaacaacgcacAACGCAGCCGGCGCACGGCCCACGCCATCATCCATGAACGACACCATCACTgtcccgctcgcgcacctgccGGGCCTGTGCGCGACGCTCGTGGACACGGCGCTCAAGGGTGAGTGCGAGTGGACTGTAGGGCCGTAGATCCGGCGACTGCACActggcggctgcggctgcggcttcGGCTGCGGCTCGGCCTGTGCCATGTCCGCGACattctcggcgccgccgacacctgCTTACGCCGAAACACAGGCAACAAGACCAAACATGTGCACATTGAGCCCGACCACCCGTCGTTCCCGCTCTTCATCGGCGCGACCATCgtgctcgtcatcctcggcggcatcttCTCCGGCCTGACTCTCGGCCTTATGGGCCTTGACACCGTGAGTGCGGCGTGCAGGCCCAGCTAACCACGCACAGATCAACCTCCAGGTGCTGAGCCAggccggcaccgacgccgagcaggagcaggcgcCCAAGGTcctcaagctcctcgtcggttCGGGGCGTcacctcatcctcgtcgttcTTCTACTTGGTGCGTGCGACAACTAGAGACGCAGCTGACCCGACCCAGGCAACACGCTCGTCAACACGTCCCTGCCTGTCTTCCTTGACTCGATCGTGTGTGCCCACCTTGCAACGCGCCCTGCTGACGTCAGATCGGTGGCGGGTGGATCGCTATTCTCGGCGCGACTGGTCTTGAGGTGGGTGCAACGCGCGCATGACTCTTGCTAACCCGCACAGCTCGTATTCGGAGAGTGAGTCGGACGCTGCTGCATGCTAAACACCTTCTAACCACTCGCGCCAGAGTCATCCCACAAGGTGTGTAACATGTCCTTGccgcgctcacaccccagcaATCTGCACAAAGTATGgcctcgccatcggcgcgtCGTTTGCGCCCCTCGTCCGCGGCCTCGTCATCTTAATGTACCCCATCGCCAAGCCCATGGCCATGGTGAGTGCGCCATGTAATGGGCTTAGCTGACGGCCAGTTCCTCGACTACATGttcggcgcgcacgacgacggcgtgacgtaccgcaaggccgagctcaaggctttcgtcgccctcggtgtggaggacaagctcgccgacgacgagctccacctcctcggcagcgtgCTCGAGTTCTCGGGCAAGACGGTCGGCACAGTGATGGTGAGTTGTGCTTTTGTACTAGgaccagctcacacccagaCACCCATGGCCGACGTGTACC
Encoded here:
- the cid1 gene encoding Terminal uridylyltransferase cid1; this translates as MHPGVLHRRFLSDLSTSLFSFVLPLLPTSEELTIKEEVRTLIEKLIKTIEPSARLLSFGSSCNSFGLRNSDMDLVVLIDDPEAALDPSTFVAMIGDLLERETNFDVKPLPKARIPIIKLNLAASPGLPFGIACDIGIENRLAIENTRLLLTYATIDPARVRTLVLFLKVWAKRRRINSPYRGTLSSYGITLMVLFFLVHVKQPPVLPNLQRIAPVRPITEEEMMLEGRNVYFFDDVEMLRQEWSSINFESVGELLIDFFRYFSHDFQFNTMVLSLRAGPLTKESKGWTNDIDVGGLNEMARDRNRLCIEDPFEITYNVARTVTKDGLYTIRGEFMRATRILTQRPERAVLALAELCRERDDELLRAPRSASPAPRTLSVGRGGFGNASAATNGPGWRSQSQQPHDRYHSGGGGAGGGGGDRYGPSTNGPGPSPMAPEANQRRGRTNEVSAGAASSAAAAAGVSERNVAQDMWLAAQGPNLGNPSGLGLGGVADSPFAEYGGRGREPVTRAMDPSQYPARPRDRRQASNYDNPNAAGTVSAPLSPSRLYAQLEIGRGWAYDSPGGFGAPGTRPAGSSSATPAGPSTFGAPGSSNEARGGRRNVSNTRDLSHPPSQLAQSHTLADDPASPLPTFAPFSPPVLPSSLHPSMAETGSGSAPYISPSALLSPSPQVPGLPGELDKGVESLTQGFGALGVDPAGGDAKRDTAKKEGSR
- the mmgB gene encoding putative 3-hydroxybutyryl-CoA dehydrogenase — translated: MAGVIKRAAVVGAGQMGLGIAYVTALHAKIPLTLHDPSPQVLSKAVTHLESLLARDVAKRGLPQAEADAARERVTAVKGDGTGEGGGDLVAQDTDIVIEAIPEITSLKTGLVRRLAERLPPPAILGTNTSSISLTKLAGSATLAGDGGASAARVVGIHFFNPVPQMKLVELIPALQTSDETLARARAFGEACNKTVTQSADSPGFIANAILMPMLNEAVMLLEKGVATKEDIDTTFRLGMGHPMGPLALADLIGLDTCLSIQKVLHNETGDTKYRPATLLQRMVDAGWYGKKSGKGFYDYK